Below is a genomic region from Mycobacteriales bacterium.
CGGCACCGCCAGGACCGCGACCGTCCCACTGCCGGCCAGGTTGACCAGCAGGGTCAGCGCCTTGCCGATGGTGAAGTACGAGATCACCGCGCCCGCGCCGAACAGCAGCGTCGCGGCGAACACGAACAGCGTGGTCCAGCGCTTCTCGTTCCGGCGCAGCCCGGGCGTCACGAAGGACCAGAGCTGGTAGAGCCAGAACGGCGAGGACAGGATGATCCCGCAGATCACGCCGATCTTCAGCCGCAGCACGAACCCGTCCAGCGGGCCGAAGAAGGCCAGCTGGCACTGGTTCGCCGACGTGACCCCGCTCGGGTTGAACCGCCGGTTCGCCGGAAGCTTGCAGTACGGCTCTTTGAGCAGGTCGAGGATCTGGGGATAGAAGATCCAGCCGACTACCGCACCGACGGCCACGAAGAACAGCGCCTTGATCAGGCGGCTGCGCAGTTCGGTGAGGTGGTCGCGCAGCGACATCGTGCCGTCCGGCGAGCGTGGGGTCGTCCGATTGCGACCCACGACCCTCCGCAGCACGTTGGGCATGGTCACTGCGCGGCCTACCTCAGCGAGTCTCGGACGGCGGCGGGACGTGCACCGGGCGCGGAGCGTCCGCGTACTGCGGCGGGGCCGGGGCGGCCGGCGGCGGGGTCGGCGCGGCGGCCGGCGGTGGGGTGGTCTCGCGCCGGTACTCCGCCTCGGCCCGCGACTCGAGGTCGCGGGGCGCCGGGTCCTCGCGCAGGCCCTTGGTCTCGGCCTTGAGGATGCGGGCCGAGCGGCCGACGGCGCGGGCCGCGTCGGGCAGCTTCTTGTAACCGAACAGCGCGAGGATCACGATCGCGATAATGATCAACTCTGGCGGACCAAGTCCGAGCATTGTGGGCCTGACCTCTCAGGAAGACGACGGCGTCATCGTACGACGGGAAGGCCGTCCATAACCGCTCCACGCCTGTGGTCGTGGAGTGTTCACCCGGCCCTATGCCGTCCTTGGGGGGTCTCCGGCCGCAATGACTCGATCTGGGGCATCAGGTCGGCCTGGACCTTCCCCACCGTCGTCTGCAGGCGTTTGAGCTGGCCATACAGCCCGTACGTCAGGATGCCGAGGAGCACGACGGAGACCCCCGCGACGGCCACCCAGGCGATGAGAACGGTCACCCTGGTCAGGTTAGACCCCCTCCCGCCCCCGAGTTTTAGGGGTAAGCGGAGAGGGCTTCCACGGCCTCCGCGCGGACCTGCTCGGCCAGCCACTGCGGCCCCACGACCTCGGCCGCCCCGCCCAGGCCGAGTACCAGCCGGCGCAGCCAGCTCGTGTCGGCGGCCCGCAGCGTGACCTCCAGCCGGCCGTCCGGCAGCGGCGCCACGGTCTCGCACGGGTAGTAGTCGGCCACCCACCGCCCGGGCTGGTCCAGCCGCAGCGTCACCAGCGGATGCTCCGGCGCGGGCTGGTAGACGCCTTCGGACAGGTCCCGCGGGACCGCGTCGGCCGGCGGGTCGGACGGCTCGTCCAGGATCCTGACCCCGTCGACCCGGTCGATCCGGAAGAACCGCATCGCCCGGACCGAGCGGCACCAGGCCTCCAGGTACCAGCGGCCGTCGGCCCAGCGCAGCCGGACCGGGTCCACGTCCCGCTCGGTGCTCTCGTCCCGGGCCGCCACGTAGTACGTCAGGTGCACGGCCCGGCCCAGGTCCAGCGCGCCGCGCAGCTGCGCCAGCACCCGGTCGGTCGGCTCGACCGCGACCGCGACCGCGCTGGCCGCCTCCACCGCTCCCCCGGCCGCGGCCTCGACCTTGGCCAGCGCCCGCTCCACCGCGCCCCGGTCGGTCAGCGCCGGCTCGTCCGCGAGCGTCCGCAGCGCCACCACCAGGGCCAGCGCCTCGTCCGCGGTCAGCCGCAGCGGGCGGGCCAGCCCGGCGTCGTGCCCGACGGTGACCGTGTCGCCCTCGAAGGACAGGTCGATCAGGTCGCCCGGGCCGTGCCCGGGCAGCCCGCACATCCACAGCAGCTGCAGGTCCCGGCGCAGCTGGGCCTCGGGCACGTCGAAGTCGGCCGCCACCTCCCCGACCCGGACGCCCGGATGGGCGAGCAGGTACGGCAGCAGCGCCAGCAGCCGCGGCAGCCGGTCCCCGGAGCCGCTCACGAGGCCACCTCGGGGGCGACGGCCGGAACGCCGCCCGGGGCGACGGCCGGAACGCCGGCCTGCGCCCGCAGCCGCCGGACGACCGCGTCCCGCACCTCGGGCGGCCCGTCGACGACCGCGGCCGCGCCCTGCCGGGCGACCCGGTCGGCCAGCCATTCGGGATCGTCGTAGCCGATCTCCAGCCCGTCCCAGTCCGAGCCGCGCTGGCCCGGGGTGACCGTGCTGGAGATCTTGCGCAGCCAGGTGCCCTGGCCGGCCCGGACCCGGACCCGGGCCGTGCGGGTGAAGCGCTGCGGCTCGGCCGCGACGACGTACTCGACCAGGTCGATGCCGGTCGGGACCTTGACCGCGCCGTCCGGGCCGACCGGCCGGACCGCGCCGACCACCCGGGACAGCCGGAAGCAGCGGGCCGCCTCGCGGCCGCGGTCGTGCCCGACCAGGTACCACCGGCCGCGCCAGGACACGACGCCCCAGGGCTCGACCTCGCGCTGCGACTCCTCGCCGCCGTACTTGCGGTAGGCGAAGCGGACCGCCCGGCCGGCCTGGACCGCGTCCAGGCACGGGTGCAGGGCCTCCTCGGCCGCGTCGACCCGCGGCTCGACGTCCAGGGTCCGGGCCGGCTCCACGTCCACCCCGCCGGCGCGCAGCTTCAGCAGTGCGCCGCGGGCGGCGTCCGCCAGCTCCGCGGACTGCCAGAGCCGGGCGGCCAGGCCCACCGCGGCGGCCTCGTCCGGCTCCAGCGACACCGCGGGCAGCTCGTAGTCGCGGCGGGCGATCCGGTAGCCCTCCTCGGTGTCGAAGATGCTGGTCCGCCCGGTCTCCAGCGGTACGCCGAGCTCACGCAGCTCGGACTTGTCCCGTTCGAACATCCGCTTGAAGGCGTCGTCGGCCCGGGTCGAGCCGTCGTCGGGCTCGTAGCCCGGCACCGCGGTCCGGATCCGCTCCGCGGTCAGGAACT
It encodes:
- the tatC gene encoding twin-arginine translocase subunit TatC gives rise to the protein MGRNRTTPRSPDGTMSLRDHLTELRSRLIKALFFVAVGAVVGWIFYPQILDLLKEPYCKLPANRRFNPSGVTSANQCQLAFFGPLDGFVLRLKIGVICGIILSSPFWLYQLWSFVTPGLRRNEKRWTTLFVFAATLLFGAGAVISYFTIGKALTLLVNLAGSGTVAVLAVPNYVSFVTSMLLVFGAAFELPLLVSMLNLVGVLPASRLIKWQRMAIFLIFVFAAVATPSQDPISMCMLAIPMSLLFEGSVLLAWLHDRRKARREAENGLGELDDDEVSPLDTSIQPIDDLDAIDPPRR
- the tatA gene encoding Sec-independent protein translocase subunit TatA; translation: MLGLGPPELIIIAIVILALFGYKKLPDAARAVGRSARILKAETKGLREDPAPRDLESRAEAEYRRETTPPPAAAPTPPPAAPAPPQYADAPRPVHVPPPSETR
- a CDS encoding WYL domain-containing protein → MSGSGDRLPRLLALLPYLLAHPGVRVGEVAADFDVPEAQLRRDLQLLWMCGLPGHGPGDLIDLSFEGDTVTVGHDAGLARPLRLTADEALALVVALRTLADEPALTDRGAVERALAKVEAAAGGAVEAASAVAVAVEPTDRVLAQLRGALDLGRAVHLTYYVAARDESTERDVDPVRLRWADGRWYLEAWCRSVRAMRFFRIDRVDGVRILDEPSDPPADAVPRDLSEGVYQPAPEHPLVTLRLDQPGRWVADYYPCETVAPLPDGRLEVTLRAADTSWLRRLVLGLGGAAEVVGPQWLAEQVRAEAVEALSAYP
- a CDS encoding WYL domain-containing protein — encoded protein: MSSRRAERLVNLVLCLLSTRQFLTAERIRTAVPGYEPDDGSTRADDAFKRMFERDKSELRELGVPLETGRTSIFDTEEGYRIARRDYELPAVSLEPDEAAAVGLAARLWQSAELADAARGALLKLRAGGVDVEPARTLDVEPRVDAAEEALHPCLDAVQAGRAVRFAYRKYGGEESQREVEPWGVVSWRGRWYLVGHDRGREAARCFRLSRVVGAVRPVGPDGAVKVPTGIDLVEYVVAAEPQRFTRTARVRVRAGQGTWLRKISSTVTPGQRGSDWDGLEIGYDDPEWLADRVARQGAAAVVDGPPEVRDAVVRRLRAQAGVPAVAPGGVPAVAPEVAS